The proteins below come from a single Amphiura filiformis chromosome 15, Afil_fr2py, whole genome shotgun sequence genomic window:
- the LOC140171165 gene encoding uncharacterized protein, whose translation MTTQQLSIRLAFVSLVTLTFSASEQVQPIAPSRLINCTLTTTQPFSLPSLLIRNPVFIILRLNFTDLVLDSDLGYLRNTPNAIDSLSWTWASKGKGYLLRSLSPNFRHLSLRTLDSGVYHKTLNISVQSCKNFLNASDNTKLNTVARFIVDTFFDTYAELDLISKQFKVCQEFYTPTSKTKGTFKAWLLNLHVFLYLPQSLELRCWRYPFYTETHEGNESFMWTSILYYVILIIGVTCFPLLILVIIQSRPPVRDDSSYRLYSHTNLPVGLQYTLFIWKDNNRAVWTIRRVMLILFIALLNYAEAICLRVTSTSYPIRRSSAFRSVVSQNWLYLFGLLFNAFYSIVLFVIMCKTMKKEKAFPQEHTIDRKCLFFFIELRKGFFIPEAPKYYPWGNSLFWYMKRRMEMAVDLNLVWNGLPILDPIESIRSIGYHGVVIYMVLKIIISALLWISILIFNSPFIYILQLLIVHWLRSFKTMNNYKIVYRIIAGVFWALSILGLFGIIRFISGFVSLLANVCEYTITGIFVNTKELQPEFFLALTTLIYFVKTITSFYDNYHRLLIVVIEKAMQLNKYLSNAKSTRVKNDSIDSKTASISQSFQPLDQSSSAHSSSHDTSNPLNNNIRGSYEHSDDKGLGDKLKPSLSFGKPIYKVSISDHLFWYIVGKCQPVRLQVIQGMLNLAGISFLLLVGFEILKQVNQQSHISDSATILFSLGISFAVPILKSTIHSNINQEIRKNQLEREIEKALIKYPTKFPEKLPLVSFQESSKFVRKSNLYHDGESVVENPFDQSENQRLVSKDVENYSTF comes from the coding sequence ATGACAACTCAGCAGCTTTCCATCAGATTAGCTTTCGTAAGTCTAGTCACCCTAACATTTTCAGCATCTGAACAGGTTCAACCAATTGCACCAAGCCGGCTGATTAACTGTACACTTACAACAACGCAGCCCTTTTCATTACCCAGTCTTCTAATCCGTAACCCTGTATTTATAATCCTGCGACTTAACTTTACAGACCTGGTGTTAGATTCAGACTTGGGTTACCTAAGGAACACTCCTAACGCAATAGATTCTTTGAGTTGGACATGGGCAAGCAAAGGAAAAGGTTACCTGCTACGCTCATTATCACCAAATTTCCGCCACTTGTCGCTGCGAACACTCGATTCAGGAGTTTACCATAAAACCCTCAACATTTCTGTACAATCTTGTAAAAACTTTCTCAATGCTTCCGATAACACCAAGTTGAACACTGTAGCAAGGTTCATCGTAGATACGTTTTTCGACACATATGCCGAACTGGATCTAATCTCCAAGCAGTTCAAGGTTTGTCAAGAATTTTATACTCCAACAAGTAAAACAAAGGGTACATTTAAAGCATGGTTACTGAATCTTCATGTGTTCCTTTACTTACCACAATCGTTAGAACTGCGGTGCTGGCGTTACCCTTTCTACACAGAAACACACGAAGGTAATGAATCATTCATGTGGACTTCTATTTTATACTACGTCATCCTTATCATAGGTGTGACATGCTTTCCTTTACTTATCCTTGTAATTATCCAGTCTCGGCCTCCAGTAAGAGATGACAGTTCCTACCGACTCTACAGTCATACAAACCTTCCTGTCGGCCTCCAATATACTCTATTTATTTGGAAGGATAACAACCGCGCGGTTTGGACGATTAGAAGAGTAATGCTGATACTTTTTATCGCATTGCTCAACTACGCAGAAGCTATTTGTCTTCGGGTTACATCCACCAGTTACCCTATTCGAAGGAGCTCAGCTTTTAGGTCCGTAGTAAGTCAAAATTGGCTATACCTTTTTGGTTTACTCTTCAATGCCTTTTATTCCATTGTACTTTTTGTTATTATGTGCAAGACTATGAAAAAGGAAAAAGCGTTTCCCCAAGAACATACCATCGACAGAAaatgtttattcttctttattgAACTTCGAAAAGGGTTCTTCATTCCAGAAGCACCCAAATATTATCCTTGGGGTAATTCCCTCTTCTGGTATATGAAACGTCGCATGGAAATGGCAGTGGATTTGAACTTGGTTTGGAATGGTCTTCCTATCTTAGATCCAATAGAATCCATCCGTAGCATTGGATATCACGGTGTGGTTATATATATGGTACTTAAAATAATTATCTCCGCACTACTATGGATCTCCATTCTCATATTCAACTCGCCCTTTATATATATACTTCAGTTGCTCATTGTCCACTGGCTGCGAAGCTTTAAAACAATGAATAACTACAAAATTGTTTACAGAATTATTGCAGGTGTTTTCTGGGCACTATCAATCCTCGGATTATTCGGTATCATACGTTTTATATCTGGGTTCGTATCTTTACTCGCAAACGTATGCGAGTACACAATAACTGGCATCTTTGTCAATACAAAGGAGTTACAACCAGAGTTCTTTTTAGCCTTAACGACATTGATCTATTTTGTCAAGACTATCACGTCATTTTATGATAATTACCATCGGTTGCTTATTGTGGTTATTGAAAAAGCTATGCAACTAAATAAATATCTGAGCAATGCCAAGTCAACGCGTGTGAAGAATGATAGTATTGACTCTAAGACAGCTTCAATTTCACAGTCTTTCCAACCACTGGATCAGTCATCTTCGGCTCACTCGTCAAGTCACGATACATCAAACCCACTGAATAACAATATCAGAGGTAGTTATGAACATTCGGACGACAAGGGTTTGGGCGATAAGTTGAAACCCAGCCTTTCATTCGGTAAACCTATTTACAAAGTCTCCATCTCTGATCATTTATTCTGGTACATTGTAGGCAAATGCCAACCCGTTCGCTTGCAAGTAATACAAGGAATGCTGAACCTCGCTGGCATATCGTTCTTACTCCTAGTGGGGTTTGAAATACTCAAACAAGTGAATCAACAAAGTCACATTTCTGACTCCGCAACAATTTTGTTTTCGTTAGGTATTTCTTTTGCGGTACCTATCTTAAAAAGCACAATTCACTCTAATATTAATCAGGAAATCAGGAAGAATCAACTTGAAAGAGAAATAGAGAAAGCACTGATCAAGTATCCTACGAAGTTCCCGGAAAAATTACCTTTAGTGAGTTTCCAGGAATCATCTAAATTTGTCCGGAAATCCAATTTATATCATGATGGAGAGTCAGTTGTGGAGAACCCATTCGACCAGTCAGAAAATCAACGTCTAGTTTCAAAGGACGTAGAAAATTATTCAACATTTTGA
- the LOC140172082 gene encoding uncharacterized protein produces the protein MGICIDDGDIFNSHDVVSLFTNTPIEKCLDIIKERLKNDKTLKDRTKLNTEDIIELLQFILTTTYFSFRGQIFRQIFGAAIGSPVSAIVANLFMEWLEKEAIMTAPLDCKPKYWRRYVDDVLEIIQKDTTLKLTEHLNTIDPTGSIKFTHEEEDQGKIPFLDTLIVRKEDGSVKMLVYRKKTHTDQYLNFKSQYPLHQKLGVIRTLKKNILETSDAVYKIPCKGCDKSYVGETGRQFGVRLKEHRKDSETVKDTKFTKAKRKASTSEQHKSAITDHVAQENHVINWEGASILDKDSNAVSRRIRESIQIPKVGFHILVIRIMLPAAGKNNRCNRTGLGR, from the exons ATGGGGATATGCATCGACGATGGTGATATTTTTAATTCACATGATGTTGTTTCCCTATTCACCAATACTCCCATAGAAAAATGTCTTGACATCATCAAGGAACGGctaaaaaatgacaaaacacTCAAAGACAGAACAAAATTAAATACGGAAGACATCATCGAGCTCTTACAATTTATCCTCACAACCACGTATTTCAGCTTTCGCGGACAAATCTTTCGCCAGATTTTCGGTGCAGCCATTGGAAGTCCGGTCAGCGCAATCGTGGCTAATCTTTTCATGGAGTGGTTAGAGAAAGAGGCCATAATGACAGCACCACTAGATTGTAAGCCAAAGTACTGGAGGAGATACGTTGACGATGTTTTAGAGATCATTCAGAAAGATACTACACTCAAGCTTACAGAACATCTCAACACCATCGACCCTACGGGCAGCATAAAGTTTACCCACGAGGAAGAAGACCAGGGGAAAATCCCCTTCCTGGATACTCTAATAGTTCGCAAGGAAGACGGTTCGGTAAAAATGCTCGTGTACCGTAAAAAGACCCACACGGATCAGTATCTTAATTTCAAGTCTCAATACCCTCTCCACCAGAAGCTCGGTGTAATTAGAACgctcaagaaaaatattttagaaaCCAGTGACGCAGTATACAAAATCCCCTGCAAAGGTTGTGATAAGTCGTATGTGGGAGAAACAGGAAGGCAATTCGGCGTCCGTCTAAAAGAACATCGAAAAGACTCTGAAACGGTCAAAGACACAAAGTTCACCAAAGCAAAGAGAAAAGCGTCAACATCTGAACAACATAAGTCAGCGATCACAGATCACGTCGCCCAagaaaatcatgttatcaattgggAGGGGGCCAGCATACTAGACAAAGACTCAAATGCTGTATCAAGAAGAATCCGAGAATCGATTCAGATCC CTAAGGTTGGCTTTCATATTTTGGTTATCCGAATCATGCTGCCAGCTGCCGGCAAGAATAATCGATGCAACAGGACTGGACTGGGACGCTGA